In Procambarus clarkii isolate CNS0578487 chromosome 25, FALCON_Pclarkii_2.0, whole genome shotgun sequence, the following proteins share a genomic window:
- the LOC123756360 gene encoding immunoglobulin domain and leucine-rich repeat-containing protein 2, whose translation MAVWRRWWWWWCVCGMAAAVVPESDDSGYGRRELGWVAGNLGGPQCPESCSCILPRQVVCTATAGEVHPPPPPTDTTTLILEGYSIIPTHLLAKLKGLRLLKISGSQLDNVNSLPLLPELEQLDLSHNRLQSLGRGHLKSNAPALTHLDVGHNSLRMVNNTDLNGLVHLKYLALNNNPVVHMDSEVLQGLTNLKYLDVSQTKLPQLHHQWMEDASQLNFLNISGADLFDLPRLHGQNLEVFDVSYNSLKNLPDNMISGVSCLENLILHSNPIQHINAAALAGARCIRQLDLGHTHIVNIDEFVFSEMPLLEKLSLEYNERLIRVEHGAFTGLHNLQHLNLAHTPSLMEIEEVAFEGLAKLRSLNLQSSGLTVLPISFNKLVKHNTSVFLAGTVLRCDCYHSWLPELLILADTSTWSGVEPLECKDGQHRSVAELYTHMQLLNCEAPKAVTPSGNWVIAHGRQSALLECNVTAHPLHNVMWLTAKREVFLQNGNSSADEWTSHHLREVEDSASNNPGFEVLASGHLLIREVMRSDVGWYKCFAYNSVGNTSVLVFLSISDSQFRNLYAESLLFGFACAALFLLITLIVQLVNYILDRMGWECCCCEDRVSPKARQIKKLLESVEAYKSQQLDRLRENYNGQVVSIKESCYQQMERIRESYSSQGKNLRDLRDYSTQGLTSLRDQYVDQVNKVRDYSVSQMNRVRENYVFQRHRIRKFSAHQLLRLRETYKYQQKTLNKILENLPDLYLQNCRTGGCQRSDSILFDDALNGIDAYYKIDFLDTQSHSSDYFTPASTLTRSFRSSRGQDPTKQHSRTSSNTSCDFVEAQPWLRRDSNAIGGNSPSRTLPPHPKSHNRSSSVAGPTPFVSDPVRVHKRSLSASHPSHKVAPVPEARGIPARITLCEEVSDHNLQPSLTSLNSVPGTSNFFGRVTLTYDDEKSSTQANHQAKSNQKEQSSPKVKTKSNSEEAISIGTSECVDSKIANDNENAGHNEDDTLLATVAEDSCSKSSAYETSL comes from the exons ATGGcggtgtggcggcggtggtggtggtggtggtgtgtgtgtggaatggcgGCGGCCGTGGTGCCCGAGAGTGATGACAGTGGGTACGGCAGGCGAGAATTAGGGTGGGTGGCGGGCAACTTGGGTGGGCCACAGTGTCCTGAGAGCTGTTCCTGCATACTACCCCGTCAGGTGGTGTGTACTGCCACTGCTGGTGAGGTGCACCCGCCTCCTCCGCCCACTGACACTACCACGCTCATCCTTGAAGGATATTCCATCATCCCTACACATCTCCTCGCCAAACTTAAAGGCCTCCGCCTCCTTAAAATTAGTGGCAGTCAATTGGACAACGTTAATTCCCTGCCGCTCCTGCCTGAACTGGAACAATTGGACCTCTCCCACAACCGTTTACAGTCTCTGGGCAGAGGACACCTAAAATCAAACGCCCCAGCTCTTACTCATCTCGATGTAGGACACAACAGCCTCAGGATGGTGAATAATACAGACTTGAACGGGCTTGTCCACTTAAAGTACCTTGCTCTTAATAACAATCCAGTTGTTCACATGGATTCTGAAGTTCTGCAAGGACTAACAAACCTGAAGTATTTAGATGTTTCACAAACAAAATTACCCCAGCTACATCATCAATGGATGGAGGATGCTAGCCAGCTTAATTTCCTCAACATCAGTGGCGCTGATTTGTTCGATTTACCACGCCTCCATGGGCAAAATCTCGAAGTGTTTGATGTATCGTACAACTCTCTGAAAAACTTGCCTGATAACATGATTTCAGGTGTTTCCTGCCTAGAAAACCTAATCCTTCACAGTAATCCCATCCAGCATATTAATGCTGCAGCTCTTGCTGGAGCAAGATGTATAAGACAACTAGATCTCGGTCACACCCATATTGTAAATATTGACGAATTTGTTTTTTCTGAGATGCCACTGTTAGAGAAGCTGTCCCTCGAGTATAATGAGAGACTAATTCGGGTGGAACATGGAGCCTTCACAGGTctccacaacctacaacacctCAACCTGGCTCATACTCCAAGCCTGATGGAAATAGAAGAAGTGGCATTTGAGGGACTTGCCAAACTCCGCTCTTTAAATCTTCAAAGTTCGGGTCTCACGGTGCTACCAATATCCTTCAATAAATTAGTTAAGCATAATACATCGGTCTTTCTGGCAGGAACAGTACTTCGCTGTGACTGCTATCATTCTTGGCTTCCTGAATTGCTCATATTAGCAGACACATCAACTTGGAGTGGCGTGGAGCCCCTAGAGTGCAAAGATGGTCAACACCGCAGTGTAGCAGagttatacacacacatgcaactGTTAAATTGTGAGGCACCAAAAGCAGTTACTCCTTCAGGTAACTGGGTGATAGCTCATGGGAGGCAAAGTGCCTTACTAGAATGCAATGTGACTGCTCACCCACTCCACAACGTAATGTGGCTCACAGCAAAACGTGAAGTCTTCCTACAAAATGGCAACAGCAGTGCTGATGAATGGACAAGTCATCACTTAAGAGAAGTAGAAGATTCAGCCTCCAATAATCCAGGATTTGAAGTTTTGGCTTCTGGTCACCTTCTGATCCGTGAGGTGATGCGATCAGATGTTGGATGGTACAAGTGCTTTGCTTACAACAGTGTGGGTAACACCTCGGTGTTGGTCTTCCTCAGCATAAGTGACAGCCAGTTCCGCAACTTGTATGCAGAAAGCCTCCTCTTTGGCTTTGCCTGTGCTGCCCTCTTCCTTCTGATCACACTTATTGTTCAACTAGTCAACTACATCCTCGACAG AATGGGATGGGAGTGCTGCTGTTGTGAGGATCGAGTGTCTCCAAAAGCTCGCCAGATTAAGAAATTATTGGAGAGTGTCGAAGCTTATAAATCACAGCAACTTGACAGGCTTCGAGAAAACTACAATGGCCAG GTGGTGAGCATCAAAGAAAGCTGCTACCAGCAAATGGAGCGTATTAGAGAGAGTTACAGTAGTCAAGGCAAGAATCTTCGTGATCTACGAGACTACAGTACACAGGGTCTAACGTCACTGAGAGACCAGTATGTTGATCAG GTTAAcaaggtgagggactactcagTATCACAGATGAATAGGGTAAGAGAGAACTATGTGTTTCAGCGCCACCGTATCCGCAAATTTAGTGCACATCAGCTACTAAGGCTTCGAGAAACTTATAAATACCAACAGAAAACACTTAACAAGATACTGGAAAATCTGCCAGATCTCTACCTTCAAAATTGTAGAACTGGAGGGTGTCAGCGCTCAGATTCCATTCTGTTTGACGATGCTCTCAATGGAATAGATGCATACTATAAAATTGACTTTCTTGACACACAAAGTCACTCTTCTGATTACTTTACGCCAGCAAGTACACTAACACGTTCATTTCGTTCATCAAGAGGCCAGGACCCAACTAAACAACATTCCCGAACATCTTCCAATACTTCCTGTGATTTTGTTGAAGCGCAACCATGGTTAAGACGTGACTCGAATGCTATAGGTGGGAACAGCCCATCTCGCACCttgccacctcacccaaaaagtCATAACAGAAGTTCGAGTGTAGCTGGCCCTACTCCCTTTGTGTCTGATCCTGTGAGGGTACACAAGCGGAGCTTGAGTGCTAGTCATCCCTCTCACAAAGTAGCCCCAGTACCAGAGGCAAGGGGTATTCCAGCAAGAATTACCCTATGTGAAGAAGTCAGTGATCATAATCTACAGCCATCATTAACCTCGCTGAATTCAGTTCCAGGCACTTCCAATTTTTTTGGCAGAGTAACACTAACATATGATGATGAAAAGTCTTCTACTCAAGCTAACCACCAAGCTAAAAGTAACCAAAAAGAACAAAGCTCACCAAAAGTTAAAACAAAGTCTAACAGTGAAGAAGCTATATCTATTGGTACTAGTGAATGTGTAGATTCTAAAATTGCAAATGACAATGAAAATGCAGGTCACAATGAGGATGACACACTGCTGGCCACAGTGGCTGAAGATAGTTGTAGCAAATCATCAGCATATGAAACATCCCTGTAA